One genomic window of Halolamina sediminis includes the following:
- a CDS encoding NADH-quinone oxidoreductase subunit B encodes MSSERELFRTDDAQVQTETRDARMSGQGDRFNSKLREAFGSSPFILTKFDKFMNWVRGSSMFMLQFGIACCSIEMMHTYAVKHDLDRFHAGVPRASPRQADVMIVPGTIVSKFAPRMKRVYDQMPEPKFVVGMGSCTISGGPFQEGYNVIKGAEEVIPVDIHVPGCPPRPEALVYGVAKLQERIANGEASPVTVKPYELEQFGDLERDEIVDELASEIDEEDLVMRYNWADSP; translated from the coding sequence ATGAGTAGCGAACGAGAACTCTTCCGCACCGACGACGCACAAGTACAGACCGAGACCCGCGACGCCCGTATGAGCGGCCAGGGCGACCGGTTCAACTCCAAGCTTCGCGAGGCCTTTGGCTCCTCGCCGTTCATCCTCACGAAGTTCGATAAGTTCATGAACTGGGTCCGGGGCTCGTCGATGTTCATGCTGCAGTTCGGGATCGCCTGCTGCAGCATCGAGATGATGCACACGTACGCGGTCAAGCACGACCTCGACCGCTTCCACGCCGGCGTCCCCCGGGCCTCGCCCCGGCAGGCCGACGTGATGATCGTCCCGGGGACGATCGTCTCGAAGTTCGCCCCGCGGATGAAGCGCGTCTACGACCAGATGCCCGAGCCGAAGTTCGTCGTCGGCATGGGCTCCTGTACCATCTCCGGCGGCCCGTTCCAGGAGGGGTACAACGTGATCAAGGGCGCCGAGGAAGTCATCCCGGTCGACATCCACGTCCCGGGCTGCCCCCCCCGCCCCGAGGCGCTGGTGTACGGCGTCGCGAAGCTCCAGGAGCGGATCGCCAACGGCGAGGCGTCGCCGGTGACGGTCAAGCCCTACGAGCTCGAACAGTTCGGCGACCTCGAACGCGACGAGATCGTCGACGAACTCGCGTCCGAGATCGACGAGGAAGACCTCGTGATGCGCTACAACTGGGCTGATTCACCATGA
- a CDS encoding NADH-quinone oxidoreductase subunit A — MNPWIAIGALALVAVGIPVAMMGVSALLRPSVPEQGKSAVYESGEIPTGTTRIRFNIQYYMVALLFVVFDIETVLIFPWTVIYRPALEGGASMMEVLAPMLVFIGVLVVGLVWAWRQGAVQWVSSPRALEEKTEANQ; from the coding sequence ATGAATCCATGGATAGCTATCGGCGCGCTGGCGCTTGTTGCGGTCGGCATCCCCGTCGCGATGATGGGGGTATCGGCCCTGCTTCGTCCCAGCGTGCCCGAACAGGGGAAAAGCGCCGTCTACGAGAGCGGCGAGATCCCGACGGGGACGACGCGCATCCGGTTCAACATCCAGTACTACATGGTTGCGCTGCTGTTCGTCGTCTTCGACATCGAGACCGTCCTCATCTTCCCGTGGACGGTCATCTACCGACCGGCCCTCGAAGGGGGCGCCTCCATGATGGAGGTGCTCGCGCCGATGCTCGTGTTCATCGGCGTGCTGGTCGTCGGGCTCGTCTGGGCGTGGCGGCAGGGCGCCGTGCAGTGGGTGTCCAGTCCGCGCGCACTCGAAGAGAAGACGGAGGCAAACCAATGA
- the purE gene encoding 5-(carboxyamino)imidazole ribonucleotide mutase has translation MPSVTDLIDRLESDAAADRPGDATPDVGIIMGSDSDLDTMQGAFDALDALDFSEQTDHADPPAGRFSYESYVVSAHRTPDLLYAYAETAEDRGLDVVIAGAGGKSADLPNMTASIAFPLPVIGVPVQEKSVDSVIGMPTGAPITAVDAGKSYNAALSAAQILAREYSEVRDRLETLHDERREGVGDVSAALHDLGVRGFREREE, from the coding sequence ATGCCTTCAGTCACCGACCTGATCGACCGACTCGAATCGGACGCCGCCGCCGACCGCCCGGGCGACGCCACCCCCGACGTGGGGATAATCATGGGGTCGGACTCCGACCTCGACACGATGCAGGGCGCCTTCGACGCGCTCGACGCGCTGGACTTCTCGGAGCAGACCGACCACGCCGACCCGCCCGCGGGGCGGTTCAGCTACGAGTCCTACGTGGTCTCGGCCCACCGCACGCCCGACCTGCTGTACGCCTACGCCGAGACCGCCGAAGACCGCGGGCTGGACGTGGTGATCGCTGGCGCGGGCGGGAAATCCGCGGACCTGCCGAACATGACCGCCTCGATCGCGTTCCCGCTGCCCGTTATCGGCGTTCCCGTCCAGGAGAAGTCCGTCGACTCCGTGATCGGGATGCCCACGGGTGCGCCGATCACCGCCGTCGACGCCGGGAAGTCGTACAACGCCGCGCTGTCGGCCGCGCAGATCCTCGCACGTGAGTACTCGGAGGTCCGAGACCGACTCGAGACGCTCCACGACGAGCGCCGCGAGGGCGTCGGCGACGTGTCGGCCGCGCTGCACGACCTCGGCGTCCGTGGGTTCCGCGAGCGCGAGGAGTGA
- a CDS encoding 5-(carboxyamino)imidazole ribonucleotide synthase translates to MSVTLPGPTLGVVGGGQLGRMLAEAASPLGVDVVVLDPTPDCPAARVADQIEGDLDDPEAVRELAERADVLTFEIETADPELLADVRAETGTPVHPDPETLAVTGDKLREKETLAGAEIPVPEFVPAGSPAAAETAVERFGGTMLKARTGGYDGRGNEPVTDTANAEQTLETVGGDAVAEELLDFDRELAAIGVRGADDETRVFPVTETIHHEEILRGTVSPARVDDATRERARAVVEQVLAELDGRGVFGVELFDVDGEILVNEIAPRPHNSGHWTIEGAATSQFEQHVRAVLGWPLGPVDRIAPTASANVLGDVAEPGPATLSGVDAVLSAPDASLHWYGKREARPLRKMGHLTVTDPGAEDATDALTTAESLRERLTFTE, encoded by the coding sequence ATGAGCGTCACGCTGCCCGGACCCACGCTCGGCGTCGTCGGCGGTGGCCAGCTCGGCCGGATGCTCGCCGAGGCCGCCTCGCCGCTGGGCGTCGACGTGGTCGTGCTCGACCCGACACCCGACTGCCCGGCCGCGCGGGTCGCCGACCAGATCGAGGGTGATCTGGACGACCCCGAGGCGGTCCGCGAACTGGCCGAGCGCGCCGATGTGCTCACCTTCGAGATCGAGACCGCCGACCCCGAGCTACTCGCCGACGTTCGGGCCGAGACCGGGACGCCGGTCCACCCGGACCCCGAGACGCTGGCGGTCACGGGCGACAAGCTCCGAGAGAAGGAGACCCTCGCGGGCGCGGAGATCCCCGTCCCGGAGTTCGTCCCCGCAGGCTCGCCGGCCGCCGCGGAGACCGCCGTCGAACGCTTCGGCGGGACGATGCTGAAAGCCCGGACGGGCGGCTACGACGGTCGGGGGAACGAGCCCGTGACCGACACCGCCAACGCCGAGCAGACGCTGGAGACGGTCGGCGGCGACGCGGTCGCCGAGGAGCTGCTCGACTTCGACCGCGAGCTCGCCGCGATCGGCGTCCGCGGGGCCGACGACGAGACCCGCGTGTTCCCCGTGACCGAGACGATTCACCACGAAGAGATCCTGCGCGGGACCGTCTCGCCGGCGCGGGTCGACGACGCGACCCGAGAGCGGGCGCGTGCGGTGGTCGAGCAGGTACTCGCCGAACTCGACGGCCGCGGCGTGTTCGGCGTCGAGCTGTTCGACGTTGATGGGGAGATCCTCGTCAACGAGATCGCTCCCCGGCCCCACAACTCCGGCCACTGGACGATCGAGGGCGCCGCGACGTCGCAGTTCGAGCAGCACGTCCGCGCCGTGCTCGGCTGGCCGCTCGGCCCGGTCGACCGCATCGCCCCCACTGCCTCAGCGAACGTGCTCGGCGACGTGGCCGAGCCGGGGCCGGCGACGCTTTCAGGCGTCGACGCCGTGCTCTCGGCCCCGGACGCGAGCCTCCACTGGTACGGGAAGCGGGAGGCCCGGCCGCTGCGGAAGATGGGCCACCTCACCGTCACCGATCCGGGTGCCGAGGACGCGACCGACGCCCTGACGACCGCCGAATCGCTGCGCGAGCGCCTCACCTTCACCGAGTAA
- a CDS encoding flippase activity-associated protein Agl23, with product MSRGAHPSSRSDRAGRRALRALLGLSVLSLAVRLFGLGGRVFHWDEGRVGYWILRYHETGQFHYRPIIHGPFVQHADALLFHVVPATDFWARFPVAVVTAALPLSAWLLRRHLDGRELVALGLLLTVQPLLLYYSRFMRSDMLVGAFAFAAFALLVRAFDTRRLGPAVAASAALALGFASKENAILYVACFGGAAAVCYDHRLIRAATASDGSGATARVRGDVDAIGEWLDRRSVPVVLWLGGALAALAGAFLAVTAVMYAPRPEIWGAFSSVGSLLDVLDAALVETGEELVSTWIERDGGDRSYLAFVHDTLETLAFGAPVVLGLALVGFLADGYGVADARGGEPRRRLLVAFCLYWAAASVAGYPIATDIQAPWAGTHAVLPLTVPAAVGAAALVGVVDRELTTGNESAVDALRGVIGGERPQLGTTALIAVLLLTAGTVGVVGLNVDYWNSASGEDRQVLQWAQPENDLQRTMDDVAAIADGNDGTDVLFYGTSAGGGTQFYVANESSLDQPPPGGPSWHSRLPLPWYLERAGANVRSSAPDTPPERALADAPPVVIAHDDAREEVAAELDGYAVREHRFKLWSEEIVVFLDRDALASV from the coding sequence ATGTCACGGGGGGCCCACCCGTCGAGCCGGTCTGACCGCGCGGGCCGTCGCGCGCTTCGGGCGCTGCTCGGGCTGTCGGTCCTCTCGCTCGCGGTCCGGCTGTTCGGCCTCGGCGGCCGGGTGTTCCACTGGGACGAGGGACGGGTCGGCTACTGGATCCTGCGCTACCACGAGACCGGCCAGTTCCACTACCGGCCGATCATCCACGGCCCGTTCGTCCAGCACGCCGACGCGCTCCTGTTCCACGTCGTTCCGGCGACCGACTTCTGGGCACGGTTCCCGGTCGCGGTCGTCACCGCGGCGCTCCCGCTCTCGGCGTGGCTGCTGCGGCGCCACCTCGACGGTCGGGAACTGGTCGCGCTGGGGCTGCTGCTGACGGTCCAGCCGCTGCTGCTCTACTACTCGCGATTCATGCGCTCGGACATGCTCGTGGGCGCGTTCGCGTTCGCGGCGTTCGCGCTGCTCGTGCGGGCGTTCGACACTCGCCGGCTCGGGCCCGCGGTCGCGGCGAGCGCGGCGCTCGCGCTCGGCTTCGCGAGCAAGGAGAACGCGATCCTCTACGTCGCCTGCTTCGGCGGCGCCGCGGCCGTCTGCTACGACCACCGGCTGATCCGGGCCGCGACCGCCAGCGACGGATCGGGCGCCACGGCCCGGGTTCGAGGCGACGTCGACGCGATCGGGGAGTGGCTCGACCGCCGCTCGGTCCCCGTCGTGCTCTGGCTCGGGGGCGCACTCGCCGCGCTGGCGGGGGCGTTTCTCGCGGTCACGGCCGTCATGTACGCCCCCCGACCGGAGATCTGGGGCGCGTTCTCCTCCGTAGGGAGCCTGCTCGACGTGCTCGACGCCGCGCTGGTGGAGACGGGCGAGGAGCTGGTGAGCACGTGGATCGAACGCGACGGCGGCGACCGCTCCTACCTCGCGTTCGTCCACGACACCTTGGAGACGCTCGCGTTCGGCGCGCCCGTCGTCCTCGGGCTGGCACTCGTCGGCTTCCTCGCTGACGGCTACGGGGTCGCCGACGCTCGCGGGGGCGAGCCGCGCCGCCGCCTGCTCGTCGCGTTCTGCCTCTACTGGGCAGCCGCCAGCGTCGCCGGCTACCCGATCGCGACCGACATTCAGGCGCCGTGGGCGGGGACCCACGCAGTGCTCCCGCTGACGGTGCCCGCCGCAGTCGGCGCCGCCGCGCTCGTCGGCGTCGTCGATCGGGAGTTGACGACGGGGAACGAGTCGGCCGTCGACGCGCTCCGGGGCGTTATTGGGGGTGAACGACCCCAACTCGGAACGACGGCCCTGATCGCGGTGCTCCTGCTCACTGCCGGCACCGTCGGCGTCGTCGGCCTGAACGTCGACTACTGGAACAGCGCGAGCGGGGAGGACCGACAGGTGCTCCAGTGGGCCCAACCCGAGAACGACCTTCAGCGGACGATGGACGACGTGGCGGCCATCGCCGACGGGAACGACGGGACGGACGTGCTGTTCTACGGCACCAGTGCCGGCGGCGGGACGCAGTTCTACGTCGCGAACGAGTCGAGCCTCGACCAGCCGCCGCCGGGCGGGCCGTCGTGGCACTCCCGGCTGCCGCTCCCGTGGTATCTCGAACGCGCCGGCGCGAACGTGCGCTCCAGCGCGCCCGACACGCCGCCCGAGCGGGCGCTCGCGGACGCGCCGCCGGTCGTGATCGCCCACGACGACGCCCGCGAGGAGGTCGCCGCCGAACTCGACGGGTACGCGGTTCGCGAGCACCGGTTCAAGCTCTGGAGCGAGGAGATCGTCGTGTTCCTCGACCGCGACGCGCTGGCGAGCGTATGA
- a CDS encoding universal stress protein encodes MYDSILLPVDEAAVESSLLYHAAELANWDDARVELLYVADTGRDSVTVAGDGDVVDALVREGKDVVDEASGVLDSLGVEYTTSVEQGTPAKTIVDYAEHEAHDLIAMPTHGREGLSRYLLGSVTGKVVRLAPMPVLTAPIDEEGFEFPYGGLLLPTDGSDQALRAARHGLDFAAELGADVHVLTVSDDSLLASAGDVVGEGEGTAQAAVDKVVEAADVRGIDAVTTHVETGDPDEEILATVEAEELDAVVMGATGRDGFDRVLLGSVAEKTVRQADVPVITIGED; translated from the coding sequence ATGTACGACAGCATTCTCCTTCCCGTCGACGAGGCCGCCGTCGAGAGCAGCCTGCTCTATCACGCCGCCGAGCTCGCGAACTGGGACGACGCGAGGGTCGAACTGCTGTACGTCGCCGACACGGGCCGGGACAGCGTGACCGTCGCTGGCGACGGCGACGTGGTCGATGCGCTGGTCCGGGAAGGGAAAGACGTGGTCGACGAGGCCAGCGGCGTGCTGGACTCGCTGGGCGTCGAGTACACTACCAGCGTCGAGCAGGGGACGCCTGCGAAGACCATCGTCGACTACGCCGAACACGAGGCCCACGACCTGATCGCGATGCCGACCCACGGCCGCGAAGGGCTCTCGCGGTATCTGCTGGGTAGCGTGACCGGGAAGGTCGTCCGGCTCGCGCCGATGCCCGTGCTCACCGCGCCGATCGACGAGGAGGGGTTCGAGTTCCCCTACGGCGGGCTGTTGCTCCCCACAGACGGCAGCGATCAGGCGCTCCGAGCGGCCCGGCACGGGCTCGACTTCGCGGCCGAACTCGGCGCCGACGTCCACGTGCTCACGGTGAGCGACGACTCGTTGCTGGCCAGCGCCGGCGACGTGGTCGGCGAGGGGGAGGGGACCGCACAGGCGGCCGTCGACAAGGTGGTCGAGGCCGCCGACGTCCGCGGGATCGACGCCGTGACCACCCACGTCGAGACGGGCGATCCGGACGAGGAGATCCTCGCGACGGTCGAGGCAGAAGAGCTGGACGCAGTCGTGATGGGCGCGACGGGCCGGGACGGGTTCGACCGCGTGCTGCTTGGCAGCGTCGCCGAGAAGACGGTCCGGCAGGCCGACGTCCCCGTGATCACGATCGGCGAGGACTGA
- a CDS encoding DICT sensory domain-containing protein, which translates to MSLRRLLAEYDGAERSLLLANRSQPEQLRSMLAGMFSEQSVSVDEAAVEGVPENTVLLLDGDGEVLAQSPLSAVAESLLFTNSDAFVTGSTSLAEANLPAVITGMEGVQFRLRGYPQSHKEKLLLIAVSRHIERAAWEHDAGTHRASFQRLSRIVDEQGTQRVYRQLGESNVDTHVYGVDDDGGAERAAELGVTVHAGDSADYRDSWFVVHRPPGAEQPGEPNPLALLAVQDEDGVWDGFFTTESDEALAVDDYVRREL; encoded by the coding sequence ATGTCGCTACGGCGGCTGCTTGCGGAGTACGACGGCGCCGAGCGATCGCTCCTTCTCGCAAACCGGAGCCAGCCAGAGCAGCTCCGGTCGATGTTGGCGGGGATGTTCAGCGAACAGTCGGTGTCCGTCGACGAGGCCGCCGTCGAGGGCGTTCCCGAGAACACCGTGTTGCTGCTCGACGGCGACGGGGAGGTGCTCGCCCAGTCGCCACTCTCGGCGGTGGCGGAGTCGCTACTGTTCACGAACTCCGACGCGTTCGTTACCGGGTCGACGAGCCTCGCGGAGGCGAACCTCCCGGCGGTGATCACCGGAATGGAGGGGGTACAGTTCCGACTCCGAGGGTACCCGCAGTCACACAAGGAGAAGCTCCTGCTGATCGCCGTCTCCAGACATATCGAACGGGCCGCCTGGGAGCACGACGCCGGCACCCACCGCGCGTCGTTCCAGCGGCTCTCCCGCATCGTCGACGAGCAGGGCACCCAGCGCGTGTACCGCCAGCTGGGGGAGAGCAATGTCGACACGCACGTCTACGGCGTCGACGACGACGGCGGCGCCGAGCGGGCGGCCGAACTCGGCGTCACCGTCCACGCCGGCGACTCGGCCGACTACCGCGACTCCTGGTTCGTGGTCCACCGACCGCCCGGCGCCGAGCAGCCCGGGGAGCCGAACCCGCTGGCGCTGTTGGCGGTTCAGGACGAGGACGGCGTCTGGGACGGCTTCTTCACCACCGAATCCGACGAGGCGCTGGCCGTCGACGACTACGTCCGCCGCGAGCTCTGA
- a CDS encoding isochorismate synthase: MESPRQAGIDPAETTLVAESREVPDVSFRAFLAGRRAPRVHWAAPDGLEVVGAGEAARLTGEGTDRFGTVRDAAETMFAGSETSDGAARPRFFGGAAFHDDHEPAPPWEGFPPATFVLPRIQLVRTDDATHLTVVRADGDGDALERDIERITDEISELPAMRPVGDPPGVVASRRTTTEAEWAAGIEAAIERIEAGDLRKVVLAVALAVTLEEELTIPDTLERLRRSYPDCFRFLIQPTDEAGFFGVPPERLVRLDGRHARTEALAGTVARGETPEEDATLADSLLESEKLQHEQALVAEAIEGHLSPMGEVTVAEQGVRKLATVQHLHTPIEADLDGDRHVLDLVEALHPTPAVGGLPPETAERVIRETETFERGWYAAPVGWFDADGDGEFAVGIRSAVAGGRRATLFAGNGIVADSDPEAEWEEVGLKLEPILAALGE; the protein is encoded by the coding sequence ATGGAGTCACCGCGGCAGGCCGGCATCGATCCGGCCGAGACGACGCTCGTCGCCGAGAGCCGGGAGGTGCCGGACGTGTCGTTCCGCGCGTTCCTCGCCGGTCGGAGAGCTCCGCGTGTCCACTGGGCCGCCCCGGACGGGCTGGAAGTGGTCGGCGCGGGCGAGGCCGCCCGGCTCACCGGCGAGGGAACCGATCGGTTCGGGACGGTCCGGGACGCCGCCGAGACGATGTTCGCTGGGTCGGAGACGTCAGACGGCGCCGCGAGGCCGCGATTCTTCGGCGGCGCCGCGTTCCACGACGACCACGAGCCGGCACCGCCGTGGGAGGGGTTCCCGCCCGCGACGTTCGTACTCCCGCGGATTCAGTTGGTCCGCACCGACGACGCGACCCACCTCACGGTCGTCCGCGCCGACGGCGACGGCGACGCCCTCGAACGCGACATCGAGCGTATCACCGACGAGATCAGCGAACTGCCGGCGATGCGCCCCGTGGGCGATCCGCCGGGCGTCGTCGCGAGCCGCCGCACGACGACCGAGGCCGAGTGGGCCGCGGGCATCGAGGCGGCGATCGAGCGCATCGAGGCCGGCGACCTGCGGAAGGTAGTGCTCGCGGTCGCGCTAGCGGTCACGCTAGAGGAGGAGCTCACGATCCCGGACACGCTCGAACGGCTGCGGCGCTCCTACCCCGACTGTTTCCGCTTCCTGATCCAGCCGACCGACGAGGCGGGCTTCTTCGGCGTCCCGCCCGAGCGGCTGGTCCGTCTCGACGGGCGCCACGCCCGCACGGAGGCGCTCGCGGGCACGGTCGCACGCGGGGAGACGCCCGAAGAGGACGCCACGCTCGCCGACTCGCTGCTCGAAAGCGAGAAGCTCCAGCACGAGCAGGCGCTGGTCGCCGAAGCGATCGAGGGACATCTCTCGCCGATGGGGGAGGTGACCGTCGCCGAGCAGGGCGTCCGGAAGCTGGCGACCGTCCAACACCTTCACACGCCGATCGAGGCCGACCTCGACGGCGATCGGCACGTGCTCGACCTCGTCGAGGCGCTGCACCCCACGCCCGCGGTCGGCGGCTTGCCGCCCGAGACGGCCGAGCGCGTGATCCGGGAGACGGAGACGTTCGAGCGCGGCTGGTACGCCGCCCCGGTCGGCTGGTTCGACGCCGACGGCGACGGCGAGTTCGCGGTCGGGATCCGTTCGGCGGTCGCGGGCGGCCGGCGCGCGACGCTGTTCGCGGGCAACGGGATCGTCGCCGACAGCGACCCCGAAGCAGAGTGGGAGGAGGTCGGGCTGAAGCTGGAGCCGATCCTCGCAGCGCTGGGGGAGTGA
- a CDS encoding sulfite oxidase-like oxidoreductase, with protein MSTDVTALHEEFDGQRLPPGQRQTESFPVLSKGDTPAVDDDWTFTVSGAVEDEREFTAEEFRELAPETQVQDFHCVTGWSKFDCEFTGLPLPELADAVGVRDGAEHVMFHAHDGYTTDLPLAECDRREVMFVWAFDGEPLPAEHGGPLRVVTPHKYAYKGAKWVKGVEFLTQPELGYWEKRGYSDSANPWNEERYS; from the coding sequence ATGAGTACGGACGTTACGGCGCTCCACGAGGAGTTCGACGGCCAGCGCCTCCCGCCGGGCCAGCGGCAGACCGAGAGCTTCCCGGTGCTCTCGAAGGGGGACACGCCGGCCGTCGACGACGACTGGACGTTCACCGTCTCCGGCGCGGTCGAGGACGAGCGGGAGTTCACCGCCGAGGAGTTCCGCGAGCTCGCGCCCGAGACGCAGGTGCAGGACTTCCACTGCGTCACCGGCTGGTCGAAGTTCGACTGCGAGTTCACCGGGCTGCCGTTGCCCGAACTCGCCGACGCGGTCGGCGTGCGCGACGGCGCCGAGCACGTGATGTTCCACGCCCATGACGGCTACACGACCGACCTCCCGCTCGCGGAGTGTGACCGCCGGGAAGTCATGTTCGTCTGGGCGTTCGACGGCGAGCCACTCCCAGCCGAACACGGCGGCCCGCTCCGGGTGGTCACTCCCCACAAGTACGCCTACAAGGGCGCGAAGTGGGTGAAAGGTGTCGAGTTCCTCACCCAGCCCGAGCTCGGCTACTGGGAGAAGCGGGGGTACTCCGACTCCGCGAACCCGTGGAACGAGGAGCGGTACAGTTAG
- a CDS encoding DUF7120 family protein, with translation MPKVDLTVPEHLEMQIAQLVEQGEFVDRNEAVEELLSTGLKAYKTSGPMDDEEPEYEEEGMMGHEDEYVF, from the coding sequence ATGCCCAAGGTCGATCTTACCGTCCCCGAGCACCTCGAAATGCAGATCGCACAGCTCGTCGAGCAGGGCGAGTTCGTGGACCGAAACGAGGCCGTCGAGGAGCTCCTCTCGACGGGACTGAAAGCCTACAAGACCAGCGGCCCGATGGACGACGAGGAGCCCGAGTACGAGGAGGAGGGCATGATGGGCCACGAAGACGAGTACGTCTTCTGA
- a CDS encoding UPF0058 family protein, translated as MHKDELLELHEQMVIIMENFRDREDVEDGTFDEYDELDVDPSHVHKSKSEHKHAVFVLGNALANAMSDDEFSSAGRIGKRMQELAEDAESRL; from the coding sequence ATGCACAAGGACGAACTGCTCGAACTCCACGAACAGATGGTCATCATCATGGAGAACTTCCGGGACCGCGAGGACGTCGAGGACGGGACGTTCGACGAGTACGACGAGCTCGACGTGGACCCCTCTCACGTCCACAAATCGAAAAGCGAGCACAAACACGCCGTGTTCGTGCTGGGCAACGCCCTCGCGAACGCGATGAGCGACGACGAGTTCTCCTCGGCCGGCCGGATCGGCAAGCGGATGCAGGAGCTCGCCGAGGACGCCGAGAGCCGGCTGTAA
- a CDS encoding DUF4112 domain-containing protein, whose amino-acid sequence MSEPARLTRARTVAELLDAAFTLPLVGDVGIDGIVGLLPVAGDWLTVLPSTYIVYQGYRLGLPKRACLWMLLLVLVEATLGSVPIVGDALDIAWKANRRNVARIERHVDAR is encoded by the coding sequence ATGAGCGAACCGGCTCGGCTCACCCGGGCCCGCACGGTCGCGGAGCTGCTGGACGCGGCGTTCACGCTCCCGCTGGTCGGAGACGTCGGTATCGACGGCATCGTGGGCCTGCTCCCCGTGGCCGGCGACTGGCTGACTGTTCTTCCGTCGACGTACATCGTCTACCAGGGGTACCGACTGGGGCTGCCCAAACGCGCCTGTCTCTGGATGCTGCTGCTCGTTCTGGTCGAAGCGACTCTCGGCAGCGTTCCGATCGTCGGCGACGCCCTCGACATCGCGTGGAAAGCCAACCGGCGGAACGTCGCGCGGATCGAGCGTCACGTCGACGCCCGCTGA
- a CDS encoding GNAT family N-acetyltransferase, whose amino-acid sequence MIGKLRRGVDRLIDRIRPSRIRPAEPPETFVDAEGREVRVRPYREEDFEGLVEMYDEFDPELRAQGAPPIGTGNVEAWIDDLLDGVNVVAIHDGQPVGHVSFVPDRTDRHELAIFVHQEYQHAGIGSRLVANGLGYAREQGVRYVWLTVESWKRGIQRFYSRAGFSTVNPMGAAHRMSRTL is encoded by the coding sequence GTGATAGGGAAGCTACGCCGGGGCGTCGACAGGCTCATCGACCGGATCAGGCCGTCGCGGATCCGCCCGGCTGAACCGCCGGAGACGTTCGTCGACGCCGAGGGGCGGGAGGTACGGGTCCGGCCGTACCGCGAGGAGGACTTCGAGGGGCTCGTCGAGATGTACGACGAGTTCGACCCCGAACTACGGGCGCAGGGGGCACCACCGATTGGTACCGGGAACGTCGAGGCGTGGATCGACGATCTCCTCGACGGCGTGAACGTGGTCGCGATCCACGACGGGCAGCCGGTGGGCCACGTGAGCTTCGTCCCCGACCGCACCGACCGTCACGAGCTCGCGATCTTCGTCCATCAGGAGTATCAGCACGCCGGGATCGGCAGCCGCCTCGTGGCGAACGGGCTGGGGTACGCGCGGGAGCAGGGCGTCAGATACGTCTGGCTCACCGTCGAGTCCTGGAAGCGGGGGATCCAGCGGTTCTACAGTCGTGCCGGCTTCTCGACGGTGAACCCGATGGGCGCCGCCCACCGGATGTCCCGGACGCTGTGA